In the Bdellovibrionales bacterium CG10_big_fil_rev_8_21_14_0_10_45_34 genome, GAGCCCCTCGCATAGTTTAATCTTTTTGAACCGTAAGCTTCAGATAGCCCGTCCCTTAAAGAAACTGCGATACGCCAATCTCCGGCACCTGACCAGTTACCTATCATGTCTCTTTTTCGATCAGCTAAGGGGCCAATGAGAGCGATTTTTTCACCTGCTTTAATTGGTAGTACTTGTTTGTCATTTTTTAAAAGCACTATTGATTTACGAGCCATCTGGCGTGCGACTTGTAGATGTGTGGGTGCCATCAGAACCCGGGCCGCTCTCTCTTTGCTCACGTTACGATAGGGATCATCAAAAAGACCCAGCTTGTATTTTGCGGCAAGGAGACGTCTGACAGCTTCGTCGACGGTTTTCACATTAACTCTTCCGGATCGAATCAAGTTTTCTACATGATCGATGTAGGTGCTTCCCTGCATCTCCATGTCAACACCAGCATTGATCGCAAGTTCGGCGGCGTGTTCTAAATTGGAGGCAACACCATGTGGGATCAACTCGGGAATCGCTGTGTAGTCACTTACCACGAAGCCCGTGAAACCCCACCTATCACGCAAGATGTCTCGCAGCAGCCATCCATCAGCTGTTGCGGGCACACCAGAAATGTCATTGAAGGCCGTCATCAGAGATCCGACTCCAGCTTTGATTGCAGCTAAGAACGGTGGAAGGTAAGTTTCAAAAAGTTCTCGTTTGCTAATATCGACGACATTGTAGTCGCGACCGCCTTCTGCGGCTCCATAGGCGGCAAAGTGTTTTACACAGGCCATGACTCGTGTGGGATCAGAAAGAACTTCACCTTGAAATCCCCGCACACGAGCTGCAGCTATTAAAGAATTCAACCATGGGTCTTCGCCTGTACTTTCAGACACGCGGCCCCACCGAGGATCGCGAGCCACATCTACCATAGGGGCAAATGTCCAATGTAAACCGTCCGCAGCAGCCTCAGCGGCGGCTATACGAGCGGTGGCTTGCATGAGGTGTAAATCCCACGATGAACTTTCTGCCAACGGGATTGGAAAGACCGTGCGATGCCCGTGAACAACATCAAACCCGTAGAGAAGTGGGATTTTCAAACGAGTTTGCTCGACAGCCAAACGCTGCATCTTCAAGGTAAACTCAGGGGTGTAAGCATTGAAAATCGAACCAACTCTGCCGCGAAGCACTTCACGCTCGTAGTTTTGAGGCAGGTTAACACCAGTTTGAGCCATGTTTGCTGAATACTGAGTCATCTGACCGATCTTTTCTTCTAACGTCATCTGTGACATCAACTGATCGATGAAGCGATTCATTTTTTGATCACTAAGGGCTGCGATAGGAGCGCCGGAGCTCAGTAAAAGAAGCGCTACTTGGCAGAATTGGAATGTTGAACGTAACATTGTGACCTCGTACTTTGTCGGCGGGGTTTTAATTTCGGCAAGTCTTCAAGTGAGGCTTTAGCTGCTTTTACTAAACCCTCTTTTACGGGAGGAATCTCCATAAAATGTTTCCAAATAGATGTTTCCGCTTTGAGGTTGGCAAAACTCAAGTAGGAAGGCCCAACAGTGATTCCTAGTACCAGATCAGAAATCCACTGATTGTCTATGTCTACGCTGTCAGTGAGTCCATATCGCCCCCATAGGGAAGAGGAAACACGAGAGGCCCACAGAGGAAATGCAGATAGAGGAGAACTCCACAAAGGAGATGCCCCCGGCGCAGAGGCCCCATTTTTTAACCAAAGACGAAGATCACCAAAGACCTCTCGCGGAGCAAACATCACGGAGGCAAGAACACAACTGACACAAGCTGTGCTTCTGTAATGTTTTGCGTGAGCCACTTCATACCCTAAAGGTGCCAAGCCGGCGCTAAAGCCCCAGTATCCGGCTTTGTAAGTTTTAAAAGTTTCATCGTGTCGTGCAATATTCCTCTGCAGCAAACTTAAGGATCTACTGTTGTCAAAATAGTTTTCGCCATAGGCATCTTTAAAATCGCGTAAATCCAAAAACAATTGGGAGTACTGATGAACAAACAAGGCTTGATCTAATCCCATCAACTCATTTTTTGTTGTTCGGCTAAAGGCCAACCATGCTTCTGGAGGCAGCGGATTTTGCGGATGTCCAAGCCCTAAAATCAAAAGAATCATTTGTTCGGCATACATATCCCATTGGGTTGTGATGTAACCACATTCTGGGAGATAGCCCATACTCAAGGTTAGTTTGTTTGGCTCTTGTCCGCCGTCTGTCAGAAAGTCGTAAAAATCCAAATTCGCGTAAAGCTCATTTGCAAGGTGAGAAGCTTTCGTGTTCTTGAACACCTTACCTGCGTAAAGTGCGCCGGCTATAAAAAGAGATGTATCGATAGTAGAAATTTCCGACGTGAATTCTCTTTGACCGGTCTTCCAGTCTACGAAGTGATAGAACCAGCCATTTCGTCTCAAAAGTTTTGTTGATGCAAATAGCAGAGTTTTCTCAACATAGCGGTAGGTAGACTCCCAGTCTAAAAGACCTCGAGCCGCAGCATTGGCTTGCACAGCTAGGCTGAACCCGGTAGCGGCTATGGACGCGACGTGATCTACTTGCGGAGGCCCGGCGAGATTATTGGCCTTATCAAGAGTTAAACCCGTAAGTGGATGAGAGTTCTCGACAAAGTAGGCGACAGCACGGCGCTCGATCTCTGATTGAAGAGGTAAAGGAGAGTGAGACGCATCCGCCGTAGTCAGCCCGAAAATGACCAAAATGAAGCTGAAAATGACTTGAAACTGCACGGCCCCTCCAAAAAAACACCTTAACAGTGACCTGCGATACTTCAAGTTTCTGGGTTTGTCATGCCGGTAGTGGCTTTAAAGGAGCAGGATATTGTGGCTCATCTCTTTCTGAAGTGGAGTTGGCGTTGAGAGCCTATGAAATCGGCCATCGCTCAAGTCACCGGCTTCGTACTTAATATTATTTTTTCGGACAACAAATGTGCTCATATTTTATCCTTAATCGTCTGACAACAAGCCCGTTTTATTGAAAAGCCATTGCACGAGCTCGACCATCACCAAGGTGTCTTTCTTACAGTACTCAAGAGAAGCTAGAATCAATTCCTCTTTCCGTTCTGAGAGGGTATCGCAAGATATGATCTCTTCAAAGGCCATTTGTGCCTCTGTGCCGTTGGCCACTTCCATACCGCTGTATGAGTGGTGTTGACCCAGAATAGCAGGAGCCACTTTTTTTAGACTAAACGAACATTCGAAAGCATTGTCATAGATATTATTTCGTATAACAGGTAACGGGTCGACAATTCTTGGTAAGAGCGAATTCAATTCTATTTTGTGGGTCGCAGAGTATTTAGCTAACTCCGAAATTCTATTTGATTCAAACTGACTGTAGTAAGCGACAATGGAACCTGTATTGCCACAAGCATCAATAAGCTTTGGAATCAGTTGTGGCCTGGGATCAGTTTTTTCAGTGTGAAGATACTCTTTGTGAGTAGGTTTAGATTGGGGTGACGGCCAAATATGAGCACTAAACTGAAACGGCACTTGCTGATAGGGACTAGTCTTGTCGTATCTTGGTATCGCTGGGGCAATAGTCTCAAAGTCCAAGAAAGTAATTGGGAATACCCAAGATGAAAGTGCTTCCTTAATGCCTCTTGAGTTGAAAAAGCGTTCATTCGACTTAAATACTTTAACAATCCTTCGCTGTAATGTTGTCAAATCATCGAGTCTTTCGTCATCCAGCGGAACAATGCCTTGTGAATATAGATCCCACTTTCGCGATTTAATTTGCGGTAGGTTTAGCACGCTGATCTTTGGTATATTCTTTTCTTTCCAACAAAAATCTTTAAAGCCACAATCATTCGGGGCCGTGCAATGTGGGCCGATATCAGCCTCCGGCATTTTATCTAGCTTGATAACCTGAAGGGTGGCTCTCACCTTAATCGGAATATCGCGACCGATTGCTTGAACTTTTTCTGTAACGTCTTCAGATTTAAACAGGTCATCAAGTTTTGGATACTTGCAACTGCTGTTCATATGAAGAATGCAAATTTTTTCGATGGGTAGACCACTATTTTTCATAATCCATGCTTGAAGACCTACATCGAAAAAGTGTTCTCGTTTTACACTTGTCGACGACTTGACTTCAAAGATTGTCCACTTGCCTGTCGCTGGTGAAAACTGAATTATGTCCGCCCGAGCATAGCAACCGTCGAAGGTAAAGGCGGCTTCGTAAATGGTTGTGCATTGCTCTGCTAAAAGCTGCTTTGTTTGATTCAGCGAACCTGTGAAATCCCAAGGTTCATTAGCTACAAGTGTGCCGCCTGGGAATCTCTTTCTAGCTTCTTCACCCACTCTTGTGCCTTGTGAAAACACTGCCTGTTGCTCGGGTGTAACGGGCGTCTCAAGCTCAGGGTGATGAACTGTCAGATAAATGGATTTAAGGCATCTGAACCCACGCATGATTTTGGTTTTGCTAAGTAGGGTGGGCCGTTTGCTCATAAAAGTATTCTATATAGACTCGGAGACCATCGTCTCTTTCAATGTGATATCCGTGACGCTCAGCCTTCTAGCTTGACGGGTAATTTTGCATTTTCTTTCAAGGGAGAACTGCAAGGTGGACGTCTCGTTGGCTTCTGTTTTAGCAGCTCATAAGGCGTCTCTCGTCGCTGTTTTAAGCAAAGCTATCATCCTTTGTGAACAATTTTTTCGCAGCTCTTGCTGAGCTTTATAGAGCCAAAAATCAGCGTTTTAAAACCAAGTGTATTATGCCTCGAAACCAGAAACGAAAGCGAAGGCTCTATGAAATCAGACAATATCCTTTTAAGAAAGCTTCACACTAATGCCGTCGAAAAAACCGCAAAGTATTTAACTGCCGAAGCAGAACTTATCGAGGCTTTAGACGCAGTAGAAAAACATAAGGCCTTCCTTCGCCTTGGCTACGGAAGCCTTTGGACATATTGCACAGAAGCACTGAAGCTTTCTGATTCGGTAGCGGCAAGCTTCATTGGCGTTATGAGAAAATCTCGAAAGGTGCCTGAACTGAAAGAAGCCATTCGAGCAGGTGAGTTCTCGGTATCAAAGGCCAGAAAAATTGTCAGCGTCATCACACCAGAAAACAAACAAAGATGGATAGAGCTGTGTAAAACCCTTCCCTGTAAAAAGCTCGAAAAAGAAGTCGTTCTGGTTAACCCAAAAGAAGCCGTCTACGAAGGAGCGAGAACGGTTCAGGAAAATCGCATTAAGCTAACGATTGGTGTGAGCGAGGAGCTTTATGAGAAGTTTCAAAGGGCCCAAGACATTTTGTGTCAAAGAACTCAAAAGCCACTTAACTACGAAGCGACACTTGAGCAAATCGTGGAGTTTTTTGTAGAAAAGGCGGACCCCTTAAGAAAAGCCCAAAGGGCCACGGAAAAGCAGGTCGTGGCAAAAACCAAAAGAAAAAGCTGCGACAGCAGCCTATCGAGACCTTCAGAAAAGGCAATGGCTGAAAAAGTAGAAGCAGAAGAAGCAGAAGAAGTTAAGAGTAGTTCGAGCAAGTCGCCAAATCAATTGTTCTTAAGAACAGTAAACCCAAGACCTCAGGCAAGAGCTATACAGCGCGAGCAAAAGAATCTAATGGAGCGCTCAAACAGCGAAATCGAAACTGCTAAAAATCAATTGTTCACAAGAACAGTAAAACTAAGGCTTAAAAGAAGAGTGATAGACCGTGAGCAGCGAAGTCATCGCAAAAACCTTCCGGCTGAAGTTCGTCATACGGTAATTCTTCGAGATGGAAATCGCTGCACTCACAGAAACAATCGAGGTTTTCGCTGCCCCGAAAAAAGGTGGTTAGATTTTCATCATATCATTCCAGTCTCACACGGAGGTAAAGACAATCCAGAGAATGTGACTATTCTTTGCAGGTCCCATCACCTGCAACATCATGAAGATGAGAGGGTATTCAGTTAGCTATTGCGCTGGTGTAGACATTTGTTGTCTAGATAGCATGGGGCATATATGCGCAACAACTTGAACGTAGACGAGTGCAACGGTTACGACGCCTAAGCCGGCTCTGGGAGGTGAGTGCTGACAGAAAACTAGCTAACATGTACGCTCATCGGTAAACCACCTTGAAAAATTCGGTAATGACTGTTGCTTCTTCAATATTTTCAACGTTCCATCGCGACAGAAATGGACGGAAAAATTCTTTATGCACATGTCTCCAGTAGGCAAGAGACAAGTCACCTTCACCCTCAGCGATGGCAATTTCGACGGGTACATCTTTAAACTTGTGGGTTATGGTTCTTTCTGTGCGCAAAATGCAACCTGGTTCATCTCGGCTATTAAGAAGAATCCAGTAGTTCCCCACTTTTGGTAGGGGGGCTCCGGAGGAAATGTAGTCTTCAACGAGGCCGCTCCCAGCGGTTTTCTTACCAATCAAATAGAGCTCAAGAAGGTCGTCAGTGATTTCACGATTTCCAGCGAACTGCGCTTCGACATGTGGGTTGGTCGGCCGTTCATGCTCTGGCAGTGTCACAATATACTTTTGCCAAAAGTCTTTTTCGTTTTGTTTTAAGTCATTCACTTTCAAATCACCCTTCCACGTAAACGCCACTGAAGGCCGACCTTTGCAGCAATCAGCGTAATAAACGGTAAAAACTGAATAAGAGAAAAGAGGATTTTCATGTTATAGCCAGATTGTCGACTTCTTCAGCGACGACGGCAAATCCTTTACCAAAAAGAAGTTTTCCTTTGAGGCTCCGAGTTGAGTTCGTCACTTCCCCCATGACACCTCGCTGTGTGCCATAAATCTTTAGATTCTTTAATTTGGTCGTTTCGCTTATGGGATTTTAGGCGAAGGCAGCGTGTTTTTTGATTGCCAAGTCTTGGCGCTAGATTTTTGATTCTCTTAGGCTTTCACATAGAAGGGAAATTGAGTGAACCTTACCATCTTTTTGTTGTCGCTATTGTTGTCTGTTCAATCCGCATTTGCCGCTGAAATCGACGATCAGACTGGCCATTGGGTTGGGACGTTTGTGAATAAGCCGATGAGCGAAAGGTTTTCTGTTTGGGCAGAATCCCAGATTCGATTCAATCACGACATCGGCGGCGTTCAACAGGTCCTTTATCGGACGGGTGTTTTGCAGCGGCTGAGCGCTGAAAGTGGGATTGGCTACCTTTACGCTTTCATTCAAACGGGTGGACAGAAAGAGCATCGCCTGACTTTGCAGCATACCCAGCACTACGGAAGTTTTATTAACATGACTTGGTCTCATCGGCTTCGCGCCGAGACACGTTTTTTGGAGCGTAATTCAGACAGTGCAGGAAGAGTTCGTTACCTCGTGCGGGGTGAAGGGCTAGACGTACTGGGTACCTCATTGGTTATTTGGGATGAGTGCTTTTTTAACCTCACTCGTGAAGACTGGACGGGAAATCAGTTCACGGAGCGAAACCGATTTTTCTTGGGGTTGCGGCAAAAAGTATCAGAAACCCATTTTGAATTCGGCTACCTCAATCAGTATGTACCGCGCAGTAGCCTCAACATTATGGAACACCTTCTTGTCCTTTACATTTTCATTTAGGTGCCACGCGCCGTTTGGAGAGGCTTATGCAGTTTGCTCAGAAAAAAGTTGCGACGATCAGTGGAGTAATGAGGTCACCCGCCCTGGTGATTGCCCACTTGTCACGGGGCCCGACGAGTCACGCGAAGTGACAGTTGAGGGGCGCCTATTTCATTGTCTCTGTATGGCTCTATAATATCAAAACCGAGTTCGGCACGCGCTTTATATGCCGGAGTGTTCTTTATCGAGTCCATATATAGCCGACCTAAGTTCTCAAGTGCAGTTCCATTTTTTCTCGAGTTCCAAACCGTGAAGAACTTTTCTGCATTTGTTTCAGCTAAAAAGGTACTTATTGTGCGTACCTGAGGAAAATTGATTAGAACGTATGCAAAAAAGGCAGTGCCCAGGTGTCTGCCGCGTAGGACGGATCGAATGTCTAAGATTGAGAGCTCGTCTTTTTGTACAAGTACCTCAAATTTAATACGGCCAAGCCTTTGTTCCTTTTCTCCAAAGAATTCAACCAATCCTTCTAAAATGCTTGAGTTCTTTTGCGAATAGCTCGGTGACTCTCTGAATATCAGATTCGTAGCGTACTTACGGTAGACACTTTCATACTGCTTTTGGGCGAGGAGCATTTGTTCATCAGTGAAGGGTCTCGGTATTTCAAATAAAACCTCACAGACCGGTTCTTCAGGTTGGTAGGTCTGCGCGCTTAAGTTCACCGATAGTAGAAATAGCATCACGAAAAATTTCATTTGTTTCCCCACGACTCGTTGGAGCTTAACATCTTGGCCGGGTATACCCAAAGACTCTCCTGCCTCTAGGCAATTTATACAAGATGTTCGGCGGACTACGGGGGCTGCGACCGAGTGCCTCCCCCTTTTTTTTGGAAGCAGGCGCACACGACTGGCTAATCGAGAAACTTAAATGCCACTGGTTGCCGAGCATTGAGTCTTCCTTTTCTCATCGCTTGAGGGCCTCTTGAAATACTGTCGCTTCCCAAGTGTCATCGAAGTGGCGATACCTTTTAGGCACCCATACATCTGGCATTACTGGAATGCCAGAAAAGACTTTACCTTTTTCATCGGTAGTCCGAGTCACCGCTACTTGCTGCCTAAGAAGCGCATTCTTTGGCAATTTTTGAGTCGACTGAGGTTGACGTGGAGATATCACTATCTTGTAACCGGGCACCTCTGAAGTCAGAAACACATCTATAAGCAATCTTCCGTAAGTAGAGTCACCTGAATCAGGAAACCCCAATATCCTAACCCGACTCTTCAGCTTATCTTTGAGCTGCCAAACAAACCCCGTGCAGGATGAAATGCAGAGTTCATTAACAAGCAAGTCCATCTGGCCTTTGAATCCATGTTTGACCGGTTCGTAAAAGCCTTCATCGCAACTTTTAGTTTCGTCAGCGCAGAAGGCTGGGTGATTGGGCAGAAAGTCGCCACTATTTGTTTTTGAAAACGTGCCGTTTCTTTTTATTTTTTCAAACCAGAGCTCATGACCATGATCATTATAAAAGAGCTTTTTTCTGATATCTGCGTCTTCAATTTCGGTAGTCTTCTTAAACTGCACATATTGCTCTTGAAAAGGTCGATCAAGAAACATCTGGTACCATCGAATAGGAGTGTCACCGCCACCGTTGTCTATCAAATCGACAATCAGTTTTTTGGTCAATGGGGCCTTTGCCTTCCAATACTCCGCATAAAACCGATCCACCTCTTGTTTGAGCGAACGAATCGCCTCTTCTTTAGGCAACTTAAAGTAGGCGAAGCTTGCGATGCGAAGCATGACAACTCCGGGCCATTTATCTGATTCAAAGACACAAATGTTTAATCCCTTTAGAACCACCTTAAAGTCTGCATAACGATCCAATTCGACGGGGCACTCCTTGCTGACGCCCGAATCATTCTTAGTTTGAATGTTTGCTGGCACAGGAATTTTGATCGGAATCCTCACCTCCCACTGGCGGGAGTTTCTTCGAAGTTTGTACGTCAAGGGCTTGGAGCGATCCCATTCGCCAAGCTCCTTTCTGAAGTGCTCAAAAATGTCAGACTCACACTGTTCTCTCAGCGGGAACTTACAAAACAAAAAATTCTGCTTAGACCATTCACTCATTGATGTTCCGTTAATCGCGAGCACTTCATCGCCAATCCCAGGCCTATCTCTTTCTTTAAATGCGGATGCTAGCTCTTTGTCTAAAGAAGAAATCATATACTTAAAAGTTTTTTGGCCTTTGTTAACGATCTCAGCCCTAAACGTAGCGGCAATAATTGGTCGAACACTTGTTAAATCATAGTTACGGTCAAGGCTGAGATGTGCATGAAGATTAGGGTAGGTGGCATCGAGTCGTCGGAACACCTGGCCGACTTCGAACTTTGTTTTTGCATTTGCCAGTTCAGATCGCAATCTAGCAATGGTTTTTTGCCAAGATTCGGGCCTGTTCGATCTTGGCGGCAATCCTTCGCCATCGAGACGTTCGATTTCATCAACGAACTTATCAAATAGGGCAAGGCGAGTTTCAGTATTAATTGTGAGGGCTTCAGTAGCGACAGACGCATTCACCCAAAGGAGTGGCGCAATCAAATAAAAACTAAAAAGAATTAATTTCACCAGTGAGCTCCTATCGGTGAGGCAATCAAATATGGCAAAATAACTTTGTGACCGAGAGTTTGGGTGAGAAGCCTATTGGGTTTGAATAATACACTACTTGCGGTCCCTTAGCTGATCTGGAAGGCCGTCATGATCTCCCATTTCTTGTTTAGGAGAGTTCTCCCAAAGAAAATCTTTTTTTCTGATCTCCTCGTTCCTTTGAGGGTGAAGAGGATAGAAGCATTTGTTTTCTTTTTTTGTAGCTTCACCAACAACAAGAAGTCGAACGTCGTCGTTGGTGTTGTTGATAATGGTGTGAGCGATTCCTGTACCACAAGGAAACCCTACACCGTCGCCAGACTTCAACCTGTAGAGTCGCCCGTTTATCCAAGCATCGGGGGCACCTTCGATAACGTAGACAAATTCTTCTTCATCCGACTCGGCATGTGGCCAAGATGTTCGGCGGCCAGGGGGCAACAATTCGTGATGAATCCCGAGCTTATTAAGACCGAATACTTTGCCAAAAGGTGAACCAATCGATAGGAGCTCATCGCTTCCGCTACCCTTATAGCAGCTCGTGTCTTCTTCTTGGATTTCTTTGTAGTGCTTAATACATTCTGGGCGGGACATGAGGAAGGCTCCTTGGTTTGTGCAATACGATACACCATTTGCCGTCCCATCTGGTTTTCACGGAAGGGTTCCTCCTTGCGTAAGTTTTTGATTCAAACTCCAGGCATAGAACTAGTAACGAGAGAGGAAGCGAATATCTTGAACTAGGCAACTTTGAACTTCAATTTTGGTTTAATGATGTTTAACAGCTCCAGCAACTTATCGATGGTGAAGCGACCGTGGTGGTAATGGACAATTTCGCTGACCCGTGACTCGCTGACGCCAAGAATCTTTGCCAATTCCCGCTGGGTCAAATCCTTTTCCTGGCAATAGCGAACAAAATGGGCGCACAACTCATGCTTAGCTCGGTCCACAGAACTCGCATCACCAGCCAGAACCTTCGTTGGCTTAGATTTCCCCAGCTTCTTGTCGATCTCAACCCATTCACTTTCTGTAGGCCATCCTGGCGGCGGCGTTCTGCTGATTTTGCTTGGCTTCGCTTTCTTCGTCGTTTTTTTCACTTGGATCTCCTATAGGCATTTCTTACGCCGATGTAACTTGCATCTGGTGGTATCACCCAAATAAGTCGATATAGCTTGTCGCTCCAGTTAGATCTGTTTCGTAGAACTGATAGCCGTCGTTACGAATCATTTGCGGGAGATAGCTTCCTAAGTTCAATGCTCTCAACAACTCCAGAATTAAATTGTCGTTGATGGATCGGCTATGCTTTTCTTCGTAGTGTGAGTCAATCCAGACTTCGCTGAACCATGTATTATTTATGAAGAGTCTAAATTCGACCACACGAAACATCACACACCACTCTATCAAAACTTCCCAAATTTGGCAACTTAATTGTTGTTAGCTCGCTGAGAAGAAAGTCTTTCCGGCGCGATTGATGTGCTCGATGAGGTCGTTGTTATCTATGTGGTGATAAATTGAAAGATCGATTTGGTAGGGTAGCAGTAGGTCGTCTAAATCATTTTCAACGGCAAGAAGATCAGTTGTTGTGAGCGCGCTACCAAATAACACAAGATCAATATCAGAGCTTGGTTTGTAGTTGCCCTTAGCCCGAGAGCCATAGACGACTGCTTTTTCGATTTTTGTATGCTTCGAAAATACCCCGTTAATTTTGTGAACTGCCTCTTCTGAAAGGCCAAAGGTGTATTTGCTCATGACTTTGACTTAAAAGCTTCCATTGTAGACCGAAGATCGCAAAAGAGAGGGTAATAGAGCTGAATTGTTTTGTTGACGATGTCGTTAGCTGTTCCTTGGTTGTACGTGTGAGATGTTTGGTTACGGCTTTTTATCATCTCCATCCAAGAGTTGCCGTCCTTAACCAGACCCATTTTGAATGCCTCACGGGTTGCGTCTCTTGAGCCAGTGATCCCCGAGTTGCCCTGATACTCAAAATAATCTTTGATCAGGTTCCAAGCCAGCTCGTGAGTGAACTCAAATGCTTGAATGACACCTTGTTTTTCAAGATCTGAAAATTTGCGTTGCTTCGAAATGTTGACGGCTGAAGAAAGCTGGTGAAGGGCAGAACTAAAACTGTGAAGCCTTTGATGCCACCTAATATCAGCCACCGGTTGCCCCTTCGAATTTGGGAATGGATGGGGCGGCAGGATTCGAACCTGCGAATACTGGAATCAAAATCCAGGGTCTTACCGCTTGACGACGCCCCAGTAAGAATAGTGTTCGTGAACCAACCAAGATAAAGTGAGTGCCGCCCCTCAGCAAGCAATAACTTTAGGCATCGCACCTTAGAAGGTTCGCACCTAAACAGCTTAGATAATCACCAAGCTCATGCGGCCGTTGCTCCAGATTTTTAGAACATTTCGGCTCTGCCTGATGGCTCCCCTCAGGTCACTTTCTGAGAGAACATTCTTTTTGTTGATACTCAGCAAAATATCACCCGGTCGTAGGCCGCTGCGTGCTGCTGGCGAGTTCTGCGCTACCCCCACGATCACAAGCCCTTGGGGCGCTCCTGCCGGTAGCCCATACTGCCTGGCCAGCTGATCCGTGAGTTTTTTCACTCGAAAACCTAGTTCATACGGCGCATCCGTGCCGGGCGGAAGCCTTTGACCTTGACCTTGGCTTCGCCCTTGCATTTGCTGCGGAGTTTCGGGTGCGGCTTCAACAGTGAGAGTTTTCTTTAGCGCTTTACCGCCGCGAACAACCTCGACATCTACTTTTTTGCCGATGGGAGTGGTTTTGACCATGTTGGCAAGATCGGCAGCAGACGTAACCCGCCGGCCATCAAACCTCGTCACGACATCGAGCGATTTCAACCCAGCTTTGTCTGCGGGGCCCTCTTTTGCGATGTCGAGTAAAATGGCGCCTTCATCGACCGTTATCGTATCATCAGCAGCATTAAGCTCCGGTGTCACGGAATCAAGGTAGACTCCTAAGTAGCCGTAAGTCACTTTGCCAGCCGATTTGAGCTGAGGAAGGATGGACTTCACATGATCGATTGGGATTGCAAAACCAATCCCCTGCGCCCTTGCGTCGATGGCGGCATTCACGGCGATAACTT is a window encoding:
- a CDS encoding beta-glucosidase BglX, giving the protein MLRSTFQFCQVALLLLSSGAPIAALSDQKMNRFIDQLMSQMTLEEKIGQMTQYSANMAQTGVNLPQNYEREVLRGRVGSIFNAYTPEFTLKMQRLAVEQTRLKIPLLYGFDVVHGHRTVFPIPLAESSSWDLHLMQATARIAAAEAAADGLHWTFAPMVDVARDPRWGRVSESTGEDPWLNSLIAAARVRGFQGEVLSDPTRVMACVKHFAAYGAAEGGRDYNVVDISKRELFETYLPPFLAAIKAGVGSLMTAFNDISGVPATADGWLLRDILRDRWGFTGFVVSDYTAIPELIPHGVASNLEHAAELAINAGVDMEMQGSTYIDHVENLIRSGRVNVKTVDEAVRRLLAAKYKLGLFDDPYRNVSKERAARVLMAPTHLQVARQMARKSIVLLKNDKQVLPIKAGEKIALIGPLADRKRDMIGNWSGAGDWRIAVSLRDGLSEAYGSKRLNYARGSNILEDRDLLAFLNQHGGEIDIDPRSPAEMIREAVSVAKRSDVIVVALGETQGMSGEAASRTQIRVPENQLLLLRALRTLNKPIVLVLMNGRPLVLEEESQLADAILETWFLGTQGGHAIADILLGRENPSGKLTMSFPRDEGQIPVYYSHRNTGRPQLSGGDRWVSRYIDSANEPLYPFGWGLSYTQFEYSDLQLSAGAIKPDQKLVVNVTVSNAGSRAGEETVQLYIRDLVGSITRPLKQLRGFKKVYLEAGKSQTVQFELTLEDLKFYNRKLTFAAEPGDFEVMVGGNSKEFLKSNFRLTD
- a CDS encoding RNA-binding protein; the protein is MAFTWKGDLKVNDLKQNEKDFWQKYIVTLPEHERPTNPHVEAQFAGNREITDDLLELYLIGKKTAGSGLVEDYISSGAPLPKVGNYWILLNSRDEPGCILRTERTITHKFKDVPVEIAIAEGEGDLSLAYWRHVHKEFFRPFLSRWNVENIEEATVITEFFKVVYR
- a CDS encoding cupin; this translates as MSRPECIKHYKEIQEEDTSCYKGSGSDELLSIGSPFGKVFGLNKLGIHHELLPPGRRTSWPHAESDEEEFVYVIEGAPDAWINGRLYRLKSGDGVGFPCGTGIAHTIINNTNDDVRLLVVGEATKKENKCFYPLHPQRNEEIRKKDFLWENSPKQEMGDHDGLPDQLRDRK
- a CDS encoding nucleotidyltransferase, which codes for MADIRWHQRLHSFSSALHQLSSAVNISKQRKFSDLEKQGVIQAFEFTHELAWNLIKDYFEYQGNSGITGSRDATREAFKMGLVKDGNSWMEMIKSRNQTSHTYNQGTANDIVNKTIQLYYPLFCDLRSTMEAFKSKS